A window of the Fusarium poae strain DAOMC 252244 chromosome 3, whole genome shotgun sequence genome harbors these coding sequences:
- a CDS encoding hypothetical protein (MEROPS:MER0043475): MPPLRLAILEADTPQPQTRDRYGGYTGVFTALLEAAAKPKKLSDLVTIKGYDVVNELYSYPALEDIDAILITGSRHTAFDNDPWILKLVEYTKKAIASNRVRVVGVCFGHQIVGRAEGAKCGRSNNGWEVAVTEVDLTAKGKEVFGLDKMRIHQMHRDIVDAFPKNSIALGSNEICEVQGFYSPGKYITVQGHPEFTEEIISEILFNRHTVGIFTDEVYNDAMKRAPLPHDGVAIAKAFLKFWREG; the protein is encoded by the exons ATGCCTCCTCTTCGTCTTGCTATCCTCGAAGCCGACACGCCTCAGCCGCAAACTCGCGATCGTTATGGTGGCTACACAGGCGTCTTTACCGCGCTCCTCGAAGCAGCGgccaagcccaagaagctcTCTGACCTCGTCACCATCAAGGGCTACGATGTTGTCAACGAGCTGTACTCATACCCCGCGCTCGAAGACATCGATGCGATTCTCATCACTGGTTCTCGACACACGGCATTCGACAACGACCCTTGGATCTTGAAGTTGGTCGAGTACACAAAAAAGGCTATTGCTTCGAATCGAGTGCGTGTTGTAGGCGTCTGCTTCGGACATCAGATCGTCGGTCGTGCCGAGGGTGCCAAGTGCGGCAGGAGCAACAACGGGTGGGAAGTTGCTGTTACAGAAGTTGATCTGACAGCCAAGGGTAAAGAAGTGTTTGGGTTGGACAAAATG CGCATCCACCAGATGCATCGCGATATTGTCGACGCATTCCCCAAGAACTCTATTGCTCTGGGCTCCAACGAGATTTGCGAAGTTCAAGGATTCTACTCCCCCGGAAAGTACATCACAGTGCAAGGACACCCTGAATTCACCGAGGAGATTATTTCTGAGATTCTCTTCAACCGTCATACCGTTGGTATCTTTACGGATGAAGTATATAACGATGCCATGAAGCGTGCACCTCTACCTCATGATGGAGTTGCCATTGCCaaggccttcctcaagtTCTGGCGAGAGGGATAA
- a CDS encoding hypothetical protein (BUSCO:33964at5125), translated as MSTRLSLGSFLVKAKAALTAPAAQRKGPLTFVVGNESADLDSLCSAVVYAYLRSHAPPHTLHIPLSNLPREDLALRTEMSAVLKHAGLTLKDLLTLSELPDLKPEETRWLLVDHNSLTGPLTKYSEQVTGCVDHHADEDVVRKDANPRVIETCGSCMSLVVDETREIWQELSTKDAEDSDAATENEKLVRLAIGPIMSDTINMTAEAKVREQDTKAVAFLEERMTFDRTAYFDEISAVKEDISELSLRDVFRKDYKEWNGSDLKLGISCVVQNFDYLVKKAGNPEPLLDAFEEWVKERNLDVASIMTTSHPDGEFQRHLLVWGISDQGREAVDRFVADSGEKLKLETWKDGELDEHGHSRFAWRQHDLASSRKQVAPLLREALKKS; from the exons ATGTCTACCAGATTGTCTTTGGGCAGCTTTTTGGTCAAGGCAAAGGCTGCTTTGACAGCTCCTGCTGCACAACGCAAGGGACCTCTTACTTTTGTTGTGGGAAACGAGTCTGCAG ATCTTGATTCTCTTTGCTCAGCTGTGGTTTATGCCTATCTTCGCAGTCATGCTCCTCCTCATACCCTACACATCCCCCTCTCAAACCTGCCCCGCGAGGATTTGGCTCTTCGCACTGAAATGTCGGCTGTTCTCAAGCATGCTGGGCTGACTCTGAAAGATCTGTTGACTTTATCTGAGCTTCCAGACTTGAAACCGGAAGAAACGCGCTGGTTGCTAGTTGACCATAATTCACTCACGGGTCCACTCACCAAATATTCTGAACAAGTCACTGGATGCGTCGATCACCACGCCGATGAGGATGTCGTGAGAAAGGATGCCAACCCAAGAGTTATAGAGACTTGTGGAAGCTGCATGAGTCTGGTCGTGGATGAGACACGCGAGATTTGGCAAGAACTCTCGACCAAGGATGCTGAAGACAGCGACGCAGCTACCGAGAATGAGAAACTCGTGAGACTGGCTATAGGACCCATCATGTCTGATACTATCAACATGACAGCCGAAGCCAAGGTCCGCGAGCAGGATACCAAAGCTGTAGCATTCCTAGAGGAACGCATGACCTTTGACCGTACAGCTTACTTTGACGAAATTTCCGCCGTAAAAGAGGACATTTCCGAGTTGAGTTTGCGCGATGTCTTCCGAAAGGACTACAAAGAGTGGAATGGCTCAGATTTGAAGCTTGGAATTAGCTGCGTCGTGCAAAACTTTGACTATCTTGTCAAAAAAGCCGGCAACCCAGAGCCTTTGCTCGATGCCTTTGAGGAGTGGGTCAAAGAGCGCAACCTCGATGTGGCGAGTATAATGACAACGTCCCATCCCGATGGCGAGTTTCAGCGACATTTGCTTGTGTGGGGTATCAGCGATCAAGGTCGTGAGGCGGTGGATAGATTCGTGGCTGACTCGGGCGAGAAGCTGAAGCTTGAGACGTGGAAGGATGGAGAGTTGGATGAGCATGGACATAGCAGATTTGCATGGAGGCAGCATGACCTCGCGTCTAGCAGAAAACAGGTTGCGCCGTTGTTGAGGGAGGCGCTTAAGAAGAGTTGA
- a CDS encoding hypothetical protein (SECRETED:SignalP(1-49)~TransMembrane:1 (n6-14c22/23o32-53i)~BUSCO:58656at5125) has product MCSADFFLAFLAILFPPLPVWVKCGLCSADSLINILLCCLGYIPGLIHAWYLIAKYPEPPYEYESLPQDREGNRVTYVYVQCPPGPHQHPNNKQPKPQPKPQSGNAGNMNYGTQNAASSSHTAPQQQGVANNGEGSSSNDQSVPPSYADVVAGDHKIQSKD; this is encoded by the exons ATGTGTTCCGCAGACTTCTTCCTCGCTTTCCTTGCTATTCTTTTCCCCCCACTGCCTG TATGGGTCAAGTGCGGTCTCTGCAGCGCTGATTCTCTAATCAACATCTTGCTCTGCTGTCTTGGCTACATTCCCGGCCTCATCCACGCATGGTACCTCATCGCCaaatatcccgagccacccTACGAATATGAGTCTCTGCCCCAAGATCGCGAGGGCAACCGCGTCACCTACGTCTACGTCCAGTGCCCACCAGGTCCTCACCAGCACCCAAACAACAAGCAGCCAAAGCCCCAACCCAAGCCTCAATCTGGCAACGCCGGCAACATGAACTACGGTACTCAGAACGCTGCCAGCTCTTCTCACACTGCACCCCAGCAACAGGGCGTCGCGAACAACGGCGAGGGCAGCAGCTCTAACGACCAAAGTGTACCTCCTTCCTACGCCGATGTTGTCGCAGGAGACCACAAGATTCAGTCCAAGGACTAG
- a CDS encoding hypothetical protein (TransMembrane:1 (o202-222i)) yields MRDNDPIQGLGLECPSGSTFHICKNDPNRFIGCCGINPCGARKGLCPDQRLYAASFDKAYEEYIPSQACTNDNVDVAWHACSWSTSSFMGCCAVDPCSGGCPGRELRAARLSDDSKNAELFLGEGYDYPPEPGSTHSTEQSLVTSTSVSSATAITTAAISSFLTSYTLDTISEADTSSVESAAPSQESHDHSKDDICVSKGGLAGIMITLLFLFIAAIWKVWKHKSHKNKGKDDDEKSNTSDDGGLVLAQQTVRRKAAQTPDQSKHCSVQPTSPPDTSHHFEIHHPYDASKIPDQSRHHQLQPTIQPTIQPDTFHHPRPNHPINPTLDQKKPEAARQTGNLQLPPTPLPSKSPPPKNNDVLPTFPQPSELPGDIPGIQPDQRFSFDLEGSSVRDFNVKPPSPLPNPSNVQSNTRTPHDSLSYVMNEMAMKNVHTPNRKSDTSKIGTASTGGVRLSDPGAKFDSTKK; encoded by the coding sequence aTGCGCGACAACGACCCCATCCAAGGCTTAGGCCTTGAGTGTCCGTCCGGCAGTACATTTCATATCTGCAAAAACGACCCCAACCGATTCATTGGATGCTGTGGCATCAATCCCTGTGGAGCCAGAAAGGGACTCTGTCCTGACCAGCGTCTCTACGCTGCAAGCTTCGACAAAGCTTATGAGGAGTACATCCCGTCTCAAGCTTGCACCAACGACAATGTCGATGTTGCTTGGCATGCTTGTTCCTGGTCTACATCTTCTTTCATGGGATGTTGTGCTGTGGATCCTTGTTCTGGTGGTTGTCCAGGTAGAGAATTGCGAGCAGCCAGGCTGAGCGACGACTCCAAAAACGCAGAATTGTTTCTTGGTGAGGGCTATGACTATCCTCCGGAGCCGGGTTCTACACACAGTACTGAACAAAGTCTTGTCACGAGTACAAGTGTCAGTTCAGCTACCGCAATTACAACTGCCGCCATCTCAAGCTTCCTGACTTCATACACCCTAGACACAATTTCTGAGGCGGACACTTCTTCGGTGGAATCAGCCGCTCCTAGTCAGGAGAGCCACGATCACTCCAAGGACGATATTTGCGTGAGCAAGGGTGGCTTAGCAGGTATCATGATTACACTTTTATTCCTCTTCATCGCAGCTATATGGAAGGTTTGGAAACACAAAAGTCACAAGAACAAGGGgaaagacgatgatgaaaagtCAAACACGTCCGACGACGGTGGACTGGTGCTGGCACAACAGACAGTTCGACGCAAGGCAGCTCAGACTCCGGACCAAAGCAAACATTGCTCAGTGCAACCAACTAGTCCACCCGACACATCTCATCATTTCGAGATACATCATCCATACGATGCGTCCAAGATTCCGGATCAAAGCAGACATCACCAGTTGCAACCGACTATTCAACCGACTATTCAACCCGACACATTTCATCATCCCAGGCCAAACCATCCGATCAATCCAACTTTGGACCAGAAGAAGCCTGAAGCAGCTCGACAAACCGGaaatcttcaacttccaCCTACCCCCCTGCCATCTAAGAGTCCACCACCCAAGAATAATGACGTCCTGCCAACGTTTCCGCAACCCTCAGAGCTCCCAGGTGACATTCCAGGAATACAGCCTGATCAACGCTTCAGTTTTGACCTAGAAGGAAGTTCTGTTCGTGATTTCAATGTCAAGCCGCCTTCACCTCTACCCAATCCCTCCAATGTTCAGAGCAACACTAGGACTCCGCACGATTCCTTGTCTTATGTAATGAACGAGATGGCAATGAAGAACGTTCATACGCCTAACAGAAAAAGCGACACTTCTAAGATCGGTACTGCTTCTACCGGGGGTGTGAGGCTTTCAGACCCCGGTGCCAAGTTCGACTCTACGAAGAAGTGA
- a CDS encoding hypothetical protein (TransMembrane:7 (o43-68i80-98o110-135i147-165o193-213i436-456o468-487i)), with protein MPPWLQGEAPGFSTSPWTTSLQALEPRRVKHFTMAQLTPDQTYAIHVATLVVASASILATIVTSFWFFRMRRSFRHDDMFKSFWLLLFPAVELVAGKIETTETFCQVSGFFLALSIEASDVSVALISVHTALFIFRGEQGLYPYRKAAYAFAAILPVVMASLAFIEGPGYVNTGQFCYLPFNPMWKRLALSWIPRYLAFAIILFLCIGVYVYVRVLMSQFGAGNESSRNTLSKMSGFDSLEPIQHPVAAVPPTPTIKYHGLIPSSNTSQRNSFTIAEDPVRPSLSTLNSFHLDMPTSTHSKLHSARMARRGSAQMWMANHGTDLASQSEQAEVDSQNSTGTTRWDSDDVITPTTIYTKPEHQTQAPPVTRPPLVTRKSSYLSTNSPPSIPNLFTILDRKRMRPESSENDLVLTQSDINAPGTVKTREKILRQLRLLFIYPIVYVVIWILPFIVQLTGYGKGAPYGMRLASIVFLCFHGLADSLVFCLKEKPWKHSQAYSQIFKRCNLQFWKKSQAIPDVGARVGRTREEMTLDSRFAKQRREQEQAEWEMERRAGQDRKATRATADWWDRDD; from the exons ATGCCTCCCTGGCTTCAAGGCGAAGCCCCGGGCTTTTCAACTTCACCATGGACAACCTCATTGCAGGCTCTCGAGCCACGACGAGTAAAACATTTCACCATGGCTCAGCTTACTCCAGACCAAACTTATGCGATACACGTTGCGACGCTTGTTGTTGCATCCGCCAGTATCCTCGCAACAATAGTTACTTCTTTCTGGTTCTTCCGTATGAGGAGAAGTTTTCGCCATGA CGACATGTTTAAATCTTTCTGGTTACTTCTGTTCCCAGCCGTCGAACTCGTTGCCGGCAAAATCGAAACAACCGAAACATTTTGCCAAGTCAGCGGATTTTTTCTTGCCCTAAGTATAGAGGCATCCGATGTGTCTGTCGCTCTCATTTCAGTTCATACTGCATTATTCATTTTTCGTGGCGAGCAGGGTCTTTACCCCTACCGAAAAGCGGCCTATGCTTTCGCCGCCATCCTTCCAGTCGTGATGGCTTCACTAGCATTTATTGAAGGTCCCGGATACGTCAACACAGGCCAATTCTGCTATCTTCCATTCAACCCCATGTGGAAACGACTTGCCCTTTCTTGGATTCCTCGCTACCTCGCCTTTGCAATCATTCTTTTTCTATGTATAGGTGTATACGTTTACGTCCGTGTACTGATGAGTCAGTTTGGTGCGGGAAACGAGAGTTCAAGAAATACTCTGTCTAAAATGTCCGGCTTCGATAGCCTGGAACCAATACAGCATCCAGTAGCAGCTGTTCCTCCGACACCAACAATTAAATACCACGGACTGATCCCATCGTCCAACACTTCGCAACGGAATTCATTCACCATTGCCGAAGACCCTGTCAGGCCCTCTCTATCTACACTCAACTCATTTCATCTGGACATGCCTACAAGCACGCATTCCAAGCTTCACTCGGCGCGGATGGCTCGCCGAGGATCAGCGCAGATGTGGATGGCTAACCATGGCACTGATTTGGCCTCGCAGTCAGAGCAAGCAGAAGTCGATTCTCAAAATTCTACCGGAACTACACGATGGGATTCTGATGACGTGATTACCCCTACAACCATTTACACGAAACCTGAGCATCAAACCCAAGCACCTCCAGTAACAAGACCGCCCTTGGTGACGCGAAAGTCTTCATATCTTTCTACAAATTCTCCGCCATCTATTCCCAACCTATTCACCATACTTGACCGCAAGAGGATGCGTCCAGAGAGCTCGGAGAACGACCTTGTTTTGACTCAGAGCGATATCAACGCGCCCGGTACTGTCAAGACGCGCGAGAAGATTTTGCGCCAACTCCgattactctttatatatcCTATTGTCTATGTTGTCATTTGGATCCTGCCATTTATTGTGCAACTCACAGGATATGGTAAAGGAGCACCCTATGGCATGAGATTGGCCAGCATCGTCTTTCTCTGTTTTCATGGTTTGGCTGATTCTTTGGTCTTTTGCCTAAAGGAGAAGCCTTGGAAACATAGTCAAGCGTACAGCCAAATTTTCAAGCGGTGCAACCTACAGTTTTGGAAAAAGAGTCAGGCAATTCCCGACGTAGGTGCGAGGGTAGGCCGCACAAGAGAGGAAATGACACTCGATTCACGATTCGCAAAGCAGAGacgagaacaagaacaagccgAGTGGGAGATGGAGCGTCGGGCTGGTCAGGATCGTAAGGCGACCAGAGCAACTGCTGACTGGTGGGATAGAGATGATTGA
- a CDS encoding hypothetical protein (TransMembrane:1 (i54-86o)), with protein MGIESFLRHRHPESLSDDALLKTVVQSRQLNRFSVKRQWLDAYDLQNKNSIQQLLSAAVASAYVIVVVGSGGGVVGVSAAVVTVIVDCI; from the exons ATGGGTATCGAATCGTTTTTACGACACAGACATCCGGAGTCACTGTCTGATGATGCCCTCTTGAAGACAGTGGTTCAGTCAAGACAACTCAACCGATTCAGTGTCAAGAGACAATGGCTCGACGCATACGACCTACAGAACAAAAACAGTATACAA CAGCTTCtttctgctgctgttgcctcTGCGTATGTTATTGTTGTCGTTggtagtggtggtggtgttgttggtgtttCTGCTGCTGTGGTGACTGTTATTGTTGATTGCATCTAA
- a CDS encoding hypothetical protein (BUSCO:2203at5125) yields MDDLLNLELLSLVSKVTSEVQNHLGVGEKTVAEFLIAKRTECNSFDEFRDNLETTTPGLPPSLVESIDRLVLALHPKFKGKTKDEPKEHSSRTFQEKEKVFSGLALPDKEPVRDDGADAIDDTLALLEGLEPKAKKEKPTRKRSRSPENDQKESRRRRRDRSRSRERKKRDKYRSRSRSQERGDEDWRDGYRDSRKDRRGRKRHDDDDRFRNAPATEIDDAPQLHKVYQGHVTGLKDFGAFVNLHNVKGRIDGLVHVSRMSAGQRVNHPSDLVTQGQEVWVKVTSLDKDQNGRDRVGLSMKDVDQQNGQDLEPQVRMSTGANMEALGGAPGGARDGFAEPSGMPRNDMGPPRRQKKRMTSPERWEIRQLIASGVAKASDYPDLEEDYNATLRGDGEMELEEDVDIEVREEEPPFLAGQTKQSLELSPIRVVKAPDGSMNRAAMSGTNLAKERKELKQQEADAAAKDEPKENLSQQWQDPMADPDKRKFASDLRNARKNQTAEDVPEWKKAVIPKGQSLGKRTNMSIKDQRESLPVFAFRTQLIKAVHENQILIVVGETGSGKTTQLTQYLAEAGFANDGMIGCTQPRRVAAMSVAKRVAEEVGCKLGEEVGYTIRFEDCTSPSTKIKYMTDGMLQREILVDPDMSRYSCIMLDEAHERTIATDVLFALLKKTLKRRPDMKVIVTSATLDADKFSAYFNECPIFTIPGRTFPVEVLYSREPESDYLDTALVTVMQIHLTEPKGDILLFLTGQEEIDTACEVLFERMKALGPNVPDLIILPVYASLPTEMQSRIFDPAPPGSRKVVIATNIAETSITIDEIYYVVDPGFVKQNAYDPKLGMDSLVVTPISQAQANQRAGRAGRTGPGKCFRLYTEAAYQSEMLPTTIPEIQRQNLSTTILMLKAMGINDLLHFDFMDPPPINTMLTALEELYALSALDDEGLLTRLGRKMADFPMEPSLAKVLIAAVDLDCAEEVLSIVSMLNIPTVFYRPKEKQSQADQKKAKFHDPHGDHLTFLNVYNSWKTSGYSAPWCFENFIQARSMRRAKDVRDQIVKIMDRYKHPIKSCGRATEKVRRALCAGFFRNAARKDPQEGYKTLIEGTPVYLHPSSALFGKQAEWVIYHELVLTSKEYMHCTTSIEPKWLVEAAPTFFKVAPTDRLSKRKKAERIQPLYNKFATEDDWRLSAQRKGGRGGGGGGTWG; encoded by the coding sequence ATGGATGACTTGCTGAATCTCGAGCTTTTGTCCCTTGTTTCAAAGGTGACATCAGAAGTTCAGAACCATCTGGGTGTTGGCGAAAAGACTGTAGCTGAATTCCTGATTGCAAAACGTACAGAATGCAATAGTTTTGACGAATTCCGCGACAACCTTGAGACGACAACTCCCGGTTTACCTCCTAGTCTTGTTGAAAGTATAGACCGGCTAGTACTCGCTTTGCATCCAAAGTTTAAAGGCAAAACAAAAGACGAACCAAAGGAACATTCATCCCGAACTtttcaagaaaaagaaaaggtctTTAGTGGCCTTGCGCTACCCGACAAGGAACCTGTGCGCGACGATGGAGCCGATGCAATTGACGATACCCTCGCGCTCTTGGAGGGCCTAGAACCAAAGGCGAAAAAGGAAAAACCCACGAGAAAACGAAGCCGAAGCCCTGAGAACGACCAAAAAGAGTctagaagaaggagaagagatAGATCCCGTTCGAGGGAACGAAAAAAACGAGACAAGTATCGATCAAGGTCACGGTCACAAGAACGAGGCGATGAAGATTGGCGCGACGGATATCGTGATTCGCGCAAAGACCGACGAGGCCGCAAACGacacgacgatgacgatcgATTTCGCAACGCCCCAGCGACCGAAATAGATGATGCACCGCAGCTTCACAAGGTTTATCAAGGTCACGTCACAGGCCTGAAAGACTTTGGTGCCTTTGTGAATTTGCACAACGTCAAAGGAAGAATTGATGGTCTGGTTCACGTGTCTCGAATGTCTGCAGGACAGCGCGTCAACCATCCTTCCGATTTGGTGACGCAGGGACAGGAAGTTTGGGTCAAGGTTACAAGTCTCGACAAGGACCAAAACGGCCGCGATAGAGTAGGATTATCGATGAAGGATGTTGATCAGCAAAATGGACAGGATCTGGAGCCACAAGTTCGTATGTCAACAGGCGCCAACATGGAAGCTCTGGGAGGTGCACCGGGAGGCGCAAGAGACGGATTCGCAGAGCCAAGCGGAATGCCTCGAAACGATATGGGCCCCCCGCGACGACAAAAGAAGCGAATGACATCTCCCGAACGATGGGAGATCCGACAACTGATCGCATCCGGAGTGGCCAAGGCCTCTGACTATCCTGACCTGGAGGAAGACTACAACGCAACTCTCCGTGGTGATGGCGAGATGGAGCTAGAAGAGGATGTCGATATCGAAGTCCGTGAGGAAGAACCACCATTCTTGGCCGGACAAACCAAGCAGTCCCTGGAGCTATCACCTATTCGCGTCGTCAAGGCACCTGATGGCTCTATGAACCGAGCGGCAATGTCAGGCACCAACTTGGCGAAAGAACGCAAGGAACTCAAACAACAAGAAGCCGATGCTGCTGCCAAGGACGAACCCAAAGAGAATCTTTCTCAGCAGTGGCAAGACCCTATGGCTGATCCCGACAAGAGAAAGTTTGCTAGCGATTTGCGGAACGCTAGGAAGAACCAGACTGCGGAGGATGTCCCCGAGTGGAAGAAAGCTGTTATTCCCAAGGGACAGTCTCTGGGCAAGCGTACGAATATGAGCATCAAGGACCAAAGAGAGTCTCTGCCCGTGTTTGCCTTCCGCACCCAATTGATCAAGGCTGTCCACGAGAACCAGATTCTTATCGTTGTCGGAGAGACAGGATCCGGAAAGACTACACAATTGACACAATATCTTGCTGAAGCTGGCTTTGCCAACGATGGTATGATCGGTTGTACGCAACCCCGTCGTGTCGCTGCCATGTCCGTTGCCAAGCGTGTAGCTGAAGAAGTCGGCTGCAAGCTCGGCGAAGAGGTTGGATACACGATTCGATTCGAGGACTGCACTAGCCCTTCCACAAAGATCAAGTACATGACCGACGGTATGCTTCAAAGAGAGATTTTGGTTGACCCCGACATGTCCCGATACTCGTGCATCATGCTTGACGAGGCTCACGAACGTACTATCGCCACTGATGTACTGTTTGCTCTCCTCAAAAAGACTTTGAAGCGTCGTCCTGACATGAAGGTTATTGTCACATCAGCGACACTCGATGCCGACAAATTTTCTGCGTACTTTAACGAATGTCCCATCTTTACTATCCCCGGTCGAACCTTTCctgtcgaagtgctttactCTAGGGAACCCGAATCTGATTACTTGGATACTGCACTTGTCACAGTCATGCAGATTCATCTTACCGAACCCAAGGGTGatattcttctcttcttaaCAGGTCAAGAAGAAATTGACACGGCTTGTGAGGTTTTGTTTGAGAGAATGAAAGCCTTGGGGCCCAATGTTCCGGATCTGATCATTCTGCCCGTCTACGCGTCACTTCCAACCGAAATGCAGAGTCGAATTTTCGATCCCGCCCCTCCTGGTAGCCGCAAGGTTGTCATCGCCACCAATATTGCAGAGACTTCCATCACTATTGATGAGATTTACTACGTCGTCGATCCAGGTTTCGTCAAGCAAAACGCTTACGATCCCAAGCTTGGTATGGACTCACTGGTTGTCACGCCTATTTCCCAGGCCCAAGCGAACCAAAGAGCTGGTCGTGCTGGCCGAACAGGTCCTGGAAAGTGTTTTCGCCTGTACACCGAGGCAGCTTACCAGTCTGAAATGCTTCCGACCACCATTCCCGAAATCCAACGCCAGAACCTGTCCACCACAATTCTTATGCTCAAAGCCATGGGTATCAATGACCTCCTCCACTTTGACTTTATGGACCCGCCCCCGATTAATACCATGCTTACCGCGTTGGAGGAGCTATATGCCCTCAGTGCTCTGGACGACGAAGGTCTGCTCACTCGTTTGGGACGAAAAATGGCCGACTTTCCTATGGAACCTTCTCTCGCCAAGGTTCTTATCGCTGCTGTCGATCTCGACTGCGCCGAAGAAGTGCTTAGCATTGTGTCCATGCTGAACATCCCCACAGTCTTTTACCGACCCAAGGAGAAGCAGTCCCAGGCAGACCAAAAGAAGGCCAAGTTCCACGACCCTCACGGCGATCATCTGACCTTCCTCAATGTATACAACTCTTGGAAGACGAGTGGCTACTCAGCACCATGGTGTTTTGAGAATTTTATTCAAGCGCGATCAATGCGTCGAGCCAAGGATGTCCGCGATCAAATCGTCAAGATCATGGACAGATACAAGCACCCCATCAAATCATGCGGTCGTGCTACAGAAAAGGTCCGCCGGGCTCTCTGCGCAGGTTTCTTCCGTAACGCCGCCCGCAAGGATCCTCAGGAGGGTTACAAGACCCTTATTGAGGGTACTCCCGTCTATCTGCACCCTAGTTCCGCACTTTTCGGCAAGCAAGCCGAGTGGGTCATTTATCATGAACTTGTTCTCACAAGCAAGGAGTACATGCACTGCACGACAAGCATTGAACCGAAATGGCTCGTTGAGGCTGCACCAACATTCTTCAAGGTCGCACCTACGGATAGGTTGAGTaagaggaagaaggcggagagGATTCAACcgctttataataaattcgcTACGGAAGATGATTGGCGATTGAGTGCGCAGAGGAAGGGTGGtagaggtggtggtggaggaggtacTTGGGGTTAG